A single window of Halotalea alkalilenta DNA harbors:
- a CDS encoding ABC transporter permease codes for MTARTITPASSHIDAERAATPARHWRSGLVAALAWALLYALMKLVPNQVIGFAEPLYVAQTDAIALIIAAALFVAVVLSRFDPPVIGRTLRRIHPAGPWLIALAILFGLWELVTAKLSLLPAPFFAPPNALVEAYATDWYRLGDSVLHSLRLLAFGFALGAVSGFCTGVAIGWSRGLGYWVHPILRFLGPVPSTALLPLSLYFFPSSFSAAIFLIALATWFPVTVLTWSGVASVDTAYYDVARTLGAKPRFLILRVAIPAALPHVFVGLFMGLGASFSVLVAAEMMGVKAGLGWYLQWAQGWAAYPNMYAALIVMALIFSTLITALFSVRDRLLAWQKGAVKW; via the coding sequence ATGACGGCCAGAACCATCACCCCGGCGAGTTCTCACATCGACGCCGAGCGGGCGGCGACTCCCGCCAGGCACTGGCGCAGCGGACTGGTCGCGGCGCTGGCCTGGGCCCTGCTCTATGCGTTGATGAAGCTCGTTCCTAACCAGGTGATCGGCTTCGCCGAGCCGCTCTATGTCGCCCAGACCGATGCGATTGCGCTGATCATCGCCGCTGCGCTGTTCGTCGCGGTCGTCTTGAGCCGGTTTGATCCGCCGGTCATCGGCCGCACGCTGCGCAGAATCCATCCTGCCGGCCCCTGGCTGATCGCCCTGGCGATTTTGTTTGGGCTCTGGGAACTCGTCACCGCGAAACTGTCACTGCTCCCGGCCCCTTTCTTCGCCCCGCCCAATGCGCTGGTCGAGGCCTACGCTACTGACTGGTACCGCCTCGGCGACAGCGTGCTGCACTCGCTGCGACTGCTCGCGTTCGGATTCGCTCTCGGTGCCGTATCGGGCTTCTGCACAGGGGTGGCGATTGGCTGGTCACGCGGGCTCGGCTACTGGGTTCACCCGATCCTGCGCTTTCTCGGTCCGGTGCCCTCCACCGCCCTGCTGCCGCTATCGCTTTACTTTTTCCCGTCGAGCTTCTCCGCCGCGATCTTCCTGATCGCCCTGGCCACCTGGTTCCCGGTCACCGTGCTGACCTGGTCGGGCGTGGCCAGCGTCGATACCGCCTATTACGACGTTGCCCGAACCCTTGGCGCGAAGCCCCGCTTTTTGATCTTGCGGGTAGCAATTCCCGCTGCGCTGCCGCACGTTTTCGTCGGTCTGTTCATGGGGCTCGGCGCCTCGTTCTCGGTGCTGGTCGCCGCCGAGATGATGGGGGTCAAGGCCGGGCTCGGCTGGTATCTGCAGTGGGCCCAGGGCTGGGCGGCCTACCCCAACATGTACGCCGCGCTGATCGTCATGGCGCTGATCTTCTCCACGCTCATCACGGCTCTGTTCAGTGTTCGCGACCGCTTGCTCGCCTGGCAGAAAGGAGCGGTCAAATGGTGA